One region of Fusobacterium periodonticum 1_1_41FAA genomic DNA includes:
- a CDS encoding formate--tetrahydrofolate ligase yields the protein MTDIQIAQAAKKENIVEIAKRLGLTEDDIEQYGKYKAKINLDVLQKTNRPNGKLILVTAITPTPAGEGKSTVTIGLTQALNKIGKLSAAAIREPSLGPVFGMKGGAAGGGYAQVVPMEDINLHFTGDMHAIGIAHNLISACIDNHINSGNALGIDITKITWKRVVDMNDRALRNIVIGLGGKANGYPRQDSFQITVGSEIMAILCLSNSITELKEKIKNIVFGTSLEGKLLRVGDLHIEGAVAALLKDAIKPNLVQTLENTPVFIHGGPFANIAHGCNSILATKMALKLTDYVVTEAGFAADLGAEKFIDIKCRLGGLKPDCAVIVATVRALEHHGKGDLKAGLENLDKHIDNIKNKYKLPLVVAINKFVTDTDEQIDMIEKFCNERGAEVSLCEVWAKGGEGGIDLAEKVLKAIDNNKVEFDYFYDINLTIKEKIEKICKEIYGADGVIFAPATKKVFDTIAAEGLENLPVCMSKTQKSISDNPALLGKPSGFKVTINDLRLAVGAGFVIAMAGDIIDMPGLPKKPSAEVIDIDENGVISGLF from the coding sequence ATGACTGATATTCAAATTGCACAAGCAGCAAAAAAGGAAAACATTGTAGAAATTGCTAAAAGATTAGGCTTAACAGAGGACGATATAGAACAATATGGAAAATACAAAGCTAAAATTAATTTAGATGTTCTTCAAAAAACAAATAGACCTAACGGGAAATTAATTTTAGTAACAGCAATAACACCTACTCCAGCAGGAGAAGGAAAATCTACTGTAACTATAGGGCTTACTCAAGCTTTAAACAAGATTGGTAAATTATCAGCAGCAGCTATAAGAGAACCATCTTTAGGACCAGTATTTGGAATGAAAGGTGGAGCAGCAGGTGGAGGATATGCTCAAGTTGTTCCTATGGAAGATATCAACCTACATTTCACTGGAGATATGCATGCAATAGGTATAGCTCATAACTTAATCTCTGCTTGTATAGATAACCATATCAATTCTGGAAATGCATTAGGAATTGATATAACTAAAATAACTTGGAAAAGAGTTGTTGACATGAACGACAGAGCTCTTAGAAACATTGTTATAGGACTTGGTGGAAAAGCTAACGGATATCCAAGACAAGATTCTTTCCAAATTACAGTTGGATCTGAAATAATGGCAATACTTTGCTTATCTAACTCAATAACTGAATTAAAAGAAAAAATCAAAAATATAGTTTTTGGAACTTCATTAGAAGGAAAATTATTAAGAGTTGGAGATTTACATATAGAAGGAGCAGTTGCAGCACTTCTTAAAGATGCTATAAAACCTAACTTAGTTCAAACTTTAGAAAATACTCCAGTATTTATCCACGGAGGACCTTTCGCTAATATAGCTCATGGATGTAACTCTATACTAGCTACAAAAATGGCATTAAAATTAACTGACTATGTTGTTACTGAAGCAGGATTCGCTGCAGACCTAGGAGCAGAAAAATTCATAGACATCAAATGTAGACTTGGTGGATTAAAACCTGATTGTGCTGTTATAGTTGCAACAGTTAGAGCTTTAGAACACCATGGAAAAGGTGACTTAAAAGCTGGTCTTGAAAACTTAGATAAACATATAGACAATATCAAAAATAAATACAAATTACCATTAGTTGTTGCAATTAACAAATTCGTAACAGACACTGATGAACAAATTGATATGATAGAAAAATTCTGTAATGAAAGAGGAGCAGAAGTTTCTCTATGTGAAGTTTGGGCAAAAGGTGGAGAAGGTGGAATAGACCTTGCTGAAAAAGTTTTAAAAGCAATAGATAATAACAAAGTTGAATTTGATTATTTCTATGATATAAACTTAACTATTAAAGAAAAAATTGAAAAAATCTGTAAAGAAATTTATGGAGCAGATGGAGTTATATTTGCACCTGCAACTAAAAAAGTATTTGATACAATAGCAGCTGAAGGTTTAGAAAATCTTCCTGTATGTATGTCAAAAACTCAAAAATCTATTTCTGATAATCCAGCATTATTAGGAAAACCAAGTGGATTTAAAGTAACTATCAACGATTTACGTCTAGCAGTTGGAGCAGGATTCGTTATAGCTATGGCAGGAGATATCATAGATATGCCAGGATTACCTAAGAAACCATCAGCAGAAGTAATAGATATAGATGAAAATGGAGTTATCTCTGGATTATTCTAA
- a CDS encoding TlpA family protein disulfide reductase — protein sequence MSFSLFAAKSNKNEDVKVPNIVLQDQYGKKHNLADYKGKVVVINFWATWCGYCVREMPDFEKVYKEFGSNSKDVIIIGIAGPKSKLNANNVDVSKEEITAFLKKKNITYPTLMDETGKTFDDYGVRAFPTTYVINKKGFLEGYVSGAITADQLKKAINETLKK from the coding sequence ATGTCATTCTCACTTTTTGCAGCTAAGTCTAATAAAAATGAAGATGTAAAAGTTCCAAATATTGTTCTTCAAGACCAATATGGTAAAAAACACAATCTAGCAGATTATAAAGGAAAGGTAGTTGTTATAAACTTCTGGGCGACTTGGTGTGGATACTGTGTTAGAGAAATGCCAGACTTTGAAAAAGTATATAAAGAATTTGGTTCAAATTCAAAAGATGTAATAATCATAGGAATTGCAGGACCAAAATCTAAGTTAAATGCTAACAATGTAGACGTGTCAAAGGAAGAAATAACTGCATTCTTAAAGAAGAAAAATATAACTTATCCTACTTTAATGGATGAAACAGGAAAAACTTTTGATGATTATGGAGTAAGAGCTTTCCCTACAACTTATGTAATAAATAAGAAGGGATTCCTTGAAGGATATGTTAGTGGAGCTATAACTGCAGATCAACTAAAGAAAGCAATCAATGAAACTTTAAAGAAATAG
- a CDS encoding alanine/glycine:cation symporter family protein, giving the protein MESIYKIVDAVNGLLWGKNILVFMLIGAALYFSFKTKFMQFRLFHKIVKVLFKNEKGKKGGISSLETFFLGTACRVGAGNIAGVVAAISVGGPGAIFWMWLVAMLGSATAFIESSLAVIYRKKEKDGSYTGGTPFIIEKRLNMRWLGIIYALASVVCYFGVTQVMSNSITSSITSVYTWGAENKFLNLQNISSIAVAVMVAYVIFFSSSKKDSIIESLNKIVPFMAIIYVVAVIYILVTNLTNIPSMIGTIFSQAFGGKEIFGGTFGAVVMNGVRRGLFSNEAGSGNSNYAAAAVHIDNPSKQGMVQAFGVFIDTLIICSATAFIVLLVPESTIAGLSGMGLFQAAMTYHLSSIGAPFVVILMFFFCVSTILAVAFYGRSAVNFIHESKYLNIGYQAILILMIYIGGIKQDMFIWSLADFGLGIMTVINILVIIPIAKPALDALKNYEKELK; this is encoded by the coding sequence ATGGAAAGTATTTATAAGATAGTTGATGCCGTTAATGGCTTGTTGTGGGGAAAAAATATTTTAGTTTTCATGCTAATAGGAGCAGCTTTATATTTTTCTTTTAAAACTAAATTTATGCAATTTAGATTATTTCATAAAATAGTAAAAGTTTTATTTAAAAATGAAAAAGGTAAAAAAGGTGGTATAAGTTCACTAGAAACATTTTTCTTAGGTACAGCTTGTAGAGTTGGAGCAGGAAACATTGCAGGGGTAGTTGCAGCAATATCGGTTGGAGGACCAGGAGCTATATTTTGGATGTGGTTAGTTGCAATGCTAGGTTCAGCAACAGCTTTTATTGAATCAAGCTTAGCAGTTATTTATAGAAAAAAAGAAAAAGATGGTTCTTATACAGGAGGAACACCATTTATTATAGAAAAAAGGCTAAATATGAGATGGTTAGGAATTATCTATGCACTAGCATCAGTAGTATGTTACTTTGGAGTAACACAAGTTATGTCTAACTCTATTACTAGTTCAATAACTTCTGTATATACTTGGGGAGCAGAAAATAAATTCCTAAATTTACAAAATATTTCATCAATAGCTGTAGCTGTTATGGTTGCCTATGTAATATTTTTTAGTAGTTCTAAAAAAGACTCTATTATAGAATCTTTAAATAAGATAGTTCCATTTATGGCGATTATATATGTTGTCGCAGTTATTTATATCTTAGTTACAAATTTAACAAATATACCATCAATGATAGGAACAATTTTCTCTCAAGCTTTTGGAGGAAAAGAAATATTTGGAGGAACATTTGGAGCAGTTGTTATGAATGGAGTTAGAAGAGGACTATTCTCTAATGAGGCAGGAAGTGGAAATTCAAACTATGCAGCTGCAGCAGTTCATATAGATAACCCTTCAAAACAAGGAATGGTACAAGCTTTTGGAGTATTTATTGATACCTTAATTATCTGTAGTGCAACAGCATTCATAGTTTTACTTGTACCTGAAAGTACAATAGCAGGTTTATCAGGAATGGGACTTTTCCAAGCAGCTATGACTTATCATCTATCTTCAATAGGAGCACCTTTTGTTGTGATTTTAATGTTCTTCTTCTGTGTAAGTACTATACTTGCAGTAGCTTTCTATGGTAGAAGTGCAGTTAATTTCATACATGAAAGTAAATATTTAAATATAGGATATCAAGCTATATTAATATTGATGATATATATTGGTGGAATAAAACAAGATATGTTCATTTGGTCTTTAGCAGATTTTGGTTTAGGAATAATGACAGTTATAAATATCTTAGTTATAATACCTATTGCAAAACCAGCTTTAGATGCATTAAAAAATTATGAAAAAGAATTAAAATAA
- a CDS encoding efflux RND transporter permease subunit gives MSLAGISIRRPVATTMVMLSFIFIGLLAMFSMKKELIPDIKVPVVTISTTWSGAVSEDVEAQVTKKIKDSLSNVDAIDKIQTVSAYSSSTVVVNFDYGVDTDEKVTQIQREVSKITNSLPSDANTPLIRKVEAASGNMTAVIAFNADSKTALTTFIKEQLKPRLESLPGVGQVDIFGNPDKQLQIQVDSDKLASYNLSPMELYSIVRTSVATYPIGKLSTGNKDMIIRFMGDLDYIDQYKNILISSNGNTLRLKDVADVVLTTEDADNVGYLNGKEAIVVLLQKSSDGDTITLNNAAFKAIEEMKPYMPAGTEYSIEMDASENINSSISNVSSSAVQGLVLATIILFAFLKSFRTTVLISVALPVAIVFTFAFLSMRGTTLNLISLMGLSIGVGMLTDNSVVVVDNIYRHITELNSPVREAAENGTEEVTFSVIASALTTIVVFLPILFIPGLAREFFRDMSYAIIFSNLAAIIVAITMIPMLASRFLNRKSMKSEDGKLFKKVKGFYLKIINKAISHKGLTVLIMVGLFFFSILVGPKLLKFEFMPKQDQGKYSLTAELQKGTDLAKAERIAKELEEIVKNDPHTESYLMLVSTSSISINANVGKKNTRKDSVFTIMDDIRKKASNVLDARVSMTNQFSGGQTQKDVEFLLQGSNQDEIKKFGKQLLEKLQNYDGMVDISSTLDPGIIELRLNIDRDKIASYGISPTVIAQTVSYYMLGGDKANTATLKTDSEEIDVLVRLPKEKRNDINTLSSLNIKVGDNKFVKLSDVATLQYAEGTSEVRKKNGIYTVTISGNDGGVGLGKIQSKIIEEFNNLEPPSTISYSWGGQSENMQKTMSQLSFALSISIFLIYALLAAQFESFLLPFIIIGSIPLALIGVIWGLVVLRQPIDIMVMIGVILLAGVVVNNAIVLIDFIKTMRTRGYDKEYAIIYSCEIRLRPILMTTMTTVFGMIPMALGLGEGSEFYRGMAITVIFGLAFSTILTLVLIPILYSVVDSFTTKMAAKLKGVFGGLKKKGAK, from the coding sequence ATGTCATTAGCAGGAATCTCAATACGTAGACCTGTTGCAACTACAATGGTAATGTTATCATTTATTTTCATTGGACTACTTGCAATGTTCTCAATGAAAAAAGAATTGATACCAGATATAAAAGTTCCCGTTGTTACAATTTCTACCACTTGGAGTGGGGCTGTTAGTGAGGACGTGGAAGCACAGGTCACAAAAAAAATTAAAGACTCTCTTTCTAATGTAGATGCCATTGATAAGATACAAACTGTATCTGCCTATAGTAGCTCTACTGTTGTTGTTAACTTTGACTATGGAGTTGACACAGATGAGAAAGTTACTCAAATTCAAAGAGAAGTTTCAAAAATAACAAATAGCTTACCTAGTGATGCAAATACTCCACTAATTAGAAAAGTAGAGGCTGCTTCAGGTAATATGACAGCTGTTATAGCTTTTAATGCTGATAGTAAAACTGCACTTACAACTTTTATTAAAGAACAACTAAAGCCAAGACTTGAAAGTTTACCAGGAGTTGGACAAGTTGATATCTTTGGTAACCCAGATAAACAATTACAAATTCAAGTTGATAGTGATAAATTAGCTTCATATAATCTATCTCCTATGGAGCTATATAGCATAGTTAGAACATCTGTTGCAACATATCCTATAGGTAAATTATCTACAGGTAACAAGGATATGATTATCAGATTTATGGGAGATTTAGATTATATAGATCAATATAAAAATATTTTAATTAGTTCTAATGGTAATACTTTAAGATTAAAAGATGTAGCTGATGTTGTTTTGACAACAGAAGATGCAGACAATGTTGGATATCTTAATGGTAAAGAAGCTATAGTAGTTCTATTACAAAAATCTTCTGATGGAGATACAATCACATTGAATAATGCTGCTTTTAAGGCTATAGAAGAAATGAAACCATATATGCCAGCTGGTACTGAATACAGTATAGAAATGGATGCTTCTGAAAATATTAACAGTTCAATTTCAAATGTTTCTAGTTCTGCTGTACAAGGGCTAGTGCTAGCTACTATAATATTATTCGCTTTCTTAAAGAGTTTCAGAACAACTGTATTAATTTCAGTAGCACTTCCTGTTGCGATAGTATTTACTTTTGCCTTTCTATCAATGAGAGGTACAACTCTTAACTTGATTTCACTTATGGGACTTTCAATAGGGGTTGGTATGCTTACGGATAACTCGGTGGTGGTTGTAGATAATATTTATCGGCATATAACTGAATTGAATTCTCCTGTTAGAGAAGCTGCTGAAAATGGTACTGAAGAAGTTACTTTCTCTGTTATAGCTTCTGCCTTAACAACTATAGTAGTTTTCCTACCAATATTATTTATTCCAGGACTTGCAAGAGAATTCTTTAGAGACATGTCTTATGCAATAATCTTCTCTAACCTTGCTGCGATTATAGTGGCAATAACTATGATACCTATGTTGGCAAGTAGATTTTTAAATAGAAAATCTATGAAATCTGAAGATGGTAAACTGTTTAAAAAAGTAAAAGGATTTTATTTAAAAATAATTAATAAGGCTATTTCTCATAAAGGATTAACAGTTCTTATTATGGTTGGTCTATTTTTCTTTAGCATTTTAGTAGGACCTAAGTTACTTAAATTTGAATTTATGCCTAAACAAGACCAAGGAAAATATTCATTGACAGCTGAACTACAAAAGGGTACTGATTTAGCTAAGGCTGAAAGAATAGCAAAAGAGTTGGAAGAAATTGTTAAAAATGATCCTCATACTGAAAGTTACTTAATGTTAGTAAGTACATCTAGTATTTCTATAAATGCCAATGTTGGTAAGAAGAATACAAGAAAAGACAGTGTATTTACAATTATGGACGATATAAGAAAGAAAGCATCTAATGTCTTAGATGCAAGAGTGTCTATGACTAATCAATTCTCTGGTGGACAAACTCAAAAAGATGTTGAATTCTTATTACAAGGTTCTAACCAAGATGAAATCAAAAAATTTGGTAAACAACTTTTAGAAAAACTACAAAATTATGATGGAATGGTTGATATATCTTCAACTCTTGATCCAGGAATTATAGAATTAAGATTAAATATAGATAGAGATAAAATAGCAAGTTATGGAATTAGTCCTACTGTTATTGCTCAAACTGTAAGTTACTATATGCTAGGTGGAGATAAAGCTAATACTGCAACTTTAAAAACAGATAGTGAAGAAATTGATGTTTTAGTTAGACTTCCTAAAGAAAAAAGAAATGATATAAATACTCTATCTTCTTTAAATATTAAAGTTGGAGATAATAAATTTGTTAAGTTATCAGATGTTGCAACTCTTCAATATGCTGAAGGAACTTCTGAAGTAAGAAAGAAAAATGGTATCTATACTGTTACTATCTCTGGTAATGATGGTGGTGTTGGTCTAGGAAAAATCCAATCTAAGATAATTGAAGAATTTAATAACTTAGAGCCGCCTTCAACTATTTCATACAGTTGGGGTGGTCAATCTGAAAATATGCAAAAGACTATGAGTCAGTTATCATTTGCATTGTCTATTTCAATTTTCTTGATATATGCTTTACTTGCTGCACAATTCGAAAGTTTCTTATTACCATTTATAATAATAGGTTCTATACCACTAGCTTTAATTGGAGTTATTTGGGGACTTGTAGTTTTAAGACAACCTATAGATATAATGGTTATGATAGGTGTAATCCTACTTGCTGGAGTCGTTGTAAATAATGCCATAGTTCTTATAGATTTCATTAAGACTATGAGAACTCGGGGATATGATAAAGAGTATGCAATTATCTATTCTTGTGAAATAAGATTAAGACCTATACTTATGACAACTATGACAACAGTATTTGGTATGATACCTATGGCTTTAGGTTTAGGAGAAGGTTCAGAATTCTACAGAGGTATGGCTATTACAGTAATATTTGGGTTAGCTTTCTCAACTATTTTAACACTCGTTTTAATCCCTATATTGTATTCTGTTGTTGATAGCTTTACTACAAAAATGGCTGCTAAATTAAAAGGAGTTTTTGGTGGTTTAAAAAAGAAGGGGGCTAAATAA
- a CDS encoding DMT family transporter, with product MIYLLIAAFLWGTSFIAGKIAYDMLDPSLVVAIRYILASIILLPMTFSFMKKKEESFTKKDFILLVILGILTYPLTSMLQFIGLSFTSASSATTIIGIEAVMITIVGFIFFKEKASPIVFLLGIIAFFGVALTVGVSALENVSFFGCFLVFLSTIVVSFWVRLSKKILTKMNSNYYTALTIQLGTLFALPIMLFLVKSWEIHYSLKGIIALLYLVVGCSIGAGWFWNKGLERSEASKSGVFLALEPVFGILLAVLVLGEKLNFLSIIGIILVILSAAICMILPKQES from the coding sequence ATGATATATCTTTTAATAGCGGCATTTTTATGGGGAACATCATTTATTGCTGGTAAAATTGCTTATGATATGCTTGATCCATCTTTAGTTGTTGCAATTAGATATATACTTGCAAGTATAATCTTATTGCCTATGACTTTTTCCTTTATGAAAAAAAAAGAGGAATCTTTTACAAAAAAAGATTTTATTTTACTTGTAATATTAGGAATTTTAACATATCCTCTTACTTCAATGCTACAGTTTATAGGGCTTAGTTTTACTTCAGCTTCAAGTGCAACAACAATTATAGGTATTGAAGCTGTTATGATAACAATTGTTGGATTTATCTTTTTTAAAGAAAAAGCCTCTCCTATTGTTTTTTTATTAGGAATTATTGCATTTTTTGGAGTAGCATTAACAGTGGGTGTTTCGGCATTAGAAAATGTATCTTTCTTTGGATGTTTTTTAGTATTCTTATCTACTATAGTAGTTTCTTTTTGGGTTCGACTTTCAAAAAAAATACTTACAAAAATGAACTCAAATTATTACACAGCATTGACTATTCAATTAGGAACATTGTTTGCTTTGCCAATAATGCTATTTTTAGTTAAAAGTTGGGAAATACACTATTCATTAAAAGGGATTATAGCTCTTTTATATTTAGTTGTTGGATGTAGTATAGGTGCTGGATGGTTTTGGAATAAAGGACTTGAAAGAAGTGAAGCAAGTAAAAGTGGAGTATTCCTTGCTTTAGAGCCAGTATTTGGTATTTTACTCGCTGTTTTAGTATTAGGTGAAAAACTTAATTTTCTTTCAATAATTGGAATTATTTTAGTAATTTTGTCTGCAGCAATTTGTATGATACTTCCAAAACAAGAATCTTAA
- a CDS encoding YoaK family protein, translating into MNKKKLHKFFNNKEEFAPNERLWLFCMLMLVAGFFGGFTFSLRGRVFVNAQTGNLVLLSLGFATWDTALIKNALATFLAYFCGIITAELISKKINKTSFLIWERILLIFSIIVTICLGFIPETAPYEFTNFPIAFTAAMQFNTFEKAHGMGMATPFCTNHVKQASANLVRFLRTRDNNKLRISLSHLSMILSFIIGATLSIFLGRFLFGKAIWLSTIFLIITFYFFSKSIKEYKKKL; encoded by the coding sequence ATGAATAAAAAAAAATTACACAAATTTTTTAACAATAAAGAAGAATTTGCTCCAAATGAAAGACTTTGGCTTTTCTGTATGTTGATGTTGGTTGCTGGATTTTTTGGCGGCTTTACCTTCTCTTTAAGAGGTAGAGTTTTTGTAAATGCTCAAACAGGAAACTTAGTATTACTATCATTGGGATTTGCAACTTGGGATACTGCACTTATAAAAAATGCTCTTGCTACATTTTTAGCTTACTTCTGTGGAATAATAACGGCTGAGCTTATTTCTAAAAAAATTAATAAAACATCTTTTCTTATCTGGGAAAGAATATTATTAATTTTTAGTATTATTGTTACTATATGTTTAGGTTTTATTCCTGAGACTGCTCCTTATGAATTTACTAACTTCCCAATAGCTTTTACTGCCGCAATGCAATTTAATACTTTTGAGAAAGCACATGGTATGGGAATGGCTACTCCTTTCTGCACAAATCATGTTAAGCAAGCTTCAGCTAATTTAGTTAGATTTTTAAGAACTAGGGATAATAATAAACTGAGAATTTCTTTAAGCCATTTAAGTATGATATTATCATTTATTATAGGTGCAACTCTTTCAATATTTTTAGGAAGATTTCTTTTTGGAAAGGCTATTTGGCTTTCTACAATTTTTCTAATTATTACTTTTTACTTTTTTTCAAAATCAATAAAAGAATATAAAAAGAAGCTGTAA
- the hutG gene encoding formimidoylglutamase, translating to MEYWSGRVDGNDSDILRIHQVIQVKTLDELMQDEYNGKKVCFVSYNSNEGIRRNNGRLGAADGWKHLKSALSNFPIFDTDIKFYDLKDPIDVVDGKLEEAQMKLADVVAKLKSKDYFVVCMGGGHDIAYGTYNGILSYAKTKTKDPKIGIISFDAHFDMREYAKGANSGTMFYQIADDCQKNNIKFDYTVIGIQRFSNTKRLFERAQKFGVTYYLAEDILKLSDLNITPILERNDYIHLTICTDVFHITCAPGVSAPQTFGIWPNQAIGLLNYIAKTKKNLTLEVAEISPRYDYDDRTSRLIANLIYQAILTHFGCEIK from the coding sequence ATGGAATACTGGAGTGGACGTGTTGACGGTAATGATAGTGATATTTTAAGAATACATCAAGTTATACAAGTTAAGACTTTAGACGAATTAATGCAAGATGAATATAATGGTAAAAAAGTATGTTTTGTTAGTTATAACTCTAATGAAGGTATCAGAAGAAACAATGGAAGACTAGGAGCTGCTGATGGTTGGAAACATTTAAAAAGTGCTCTTTCTAATTTCCCTATCTTTGACACAGATATTAAATTCTATGATTTAAAAGATCCTATAGATGTTGTAGATGGAAAGTTAGAAGAAGCTCAAATGAAATTAGCTGATGTTGTTGCTAAATTAAAATCTAAAGATTATTTTGTTGTATGTATGGGTGGAGGTCATGACATTGCCTATGGAACATACAATGGAATTTTATCTTATGCTAAAACTAAAACTAAAGATCCTAAAATTGGGATAATAAGTTTTGATGCTCACTTTGATATGAGAGAATATGCTAAAGGAGCTAACTCTGGAACAATGTTCTATCAAATAGCAGATGACTGTCAAAAAAATAATATAAAATTTGACTACACTGTTATAGGAATACAAAGATTCTCTAATACAAAGAGATTATTTGAAAGAGCTCAAAAATTTGGAGTAACTTATTACTTAGCTGAAGATATCTTAAAACTAAGTGATTTAAATATTACTCCTATCTTAGAAAGAAATGATTATATACATTTGACTATTTGTACAGATGTATTCCACATAACTTGTGCACCTGGAGTTAGTGCACCTCAAACATTTGGTATTTGGCCTAACCAAGCTATAGGACTTTTAAATTATATTGCAAAGACTAAAAAGAACTTAACATTAGAAGTTGCAGAAATCAGTCCAAGATATGATTATGATGATAGAACTTCAAGATTAATTGCTAATTTAATCTATCAAGCTATCTTAACTCACTTTGGTTGTGAAATAAAATAA
- a CDS encoding metallophosphoesterase: MIYFTADIHFYHENIINHTKRPFKNADEMNRKIIDNWNNIVKANDEVYILGDVTMKGASNANTVLSQLKGKKYLIKGNHDHFVEEKNFCSYIFEWVKDYYELEYEGNFFVLFHYPLEEWNKFYRGAYHLHGHQHNNSLYNFKNLKKGLRRYDVGVDANNFKPVSIDEIIKFFEML; encoded by the coding sequence ATGATATATTTTACAGCAGATATTCATTTCTATCATGAAAATATTATAAATCATACAAAAAGACCTTTTAAAAATGCTGATGAAATGAATAGAAAAATTATAGACAATTGGAATAATATTGTGAAAGCCAATGATGAAGTATATATACTTGGAGATGTTACTATGAAGGGAGCTAGTAATGCAAATACTGTCCTTTCTCAACTAAAAGGTAAAAAATATTTAATTAAGGGTAATCATGACCATTTTGTGGAAGAAAAAAACTTTTGTTCATATATATTTGAATGGGTTAAGGATTATTATGAATTAGAATATGAAGGTAACTTCTTTGTACTATTTCATTATCCATTAGAAGAATGGAATAAATTTTATAGAGGTGCTTATCATTTACATGGACATCAACATAATAATTCTTTATATAATTTCAAAAACTTGAAAAAAGGATTAAGAAGATATGATGTTGGAGTAGATGCAAATAATTTTAAACCTGTTAGCATAGATGAAATCATAAAATTTTTTGAAATGCTCTAA